The genomic region AACATCTCTAGCATTTCTACCGGTGATAGTTTCTTTATTTCTTTAGGCATTTCTTGTTCAATAACCTCTCGCCCATTTTGTCTTTTAAAACTAATAATCCTTGGATAAAATTCTCGCAAACGATTCATAATATTAGGGATAATTTCTTTATCAGTTAATTCAACCGCTACAAAATCTTCATCTGGAATTTTTTGATACATTTGTGGAGAAATTAATGTTTCAAAATCTTCATTTAAAATTTGAATTTCATGTTTTTGTTTCAATGGAATCCATTTGGTCATTTTCCCAACAGGTTGGTCAGTATCAACAATCCAAACCCCTTTAGTATCATTTGCTTCACTGACAGAAAACTTAACTGGTGAACCACTATATTTCATCTTTTCATCATGCAATGCATTTTTGCTGTGCAAGTGTCCTAATGCAACATAATCAAAATCATTCATAATATCTAATGGAACAGCATCCAAGCCACCAACTTCAATATTCGTTTCTGAATCTTTATGTGTACTACCTGCAGCAAAAAAATGTGCTACTAAAACATGTTTTTTGTCATTATTAAATTTCATCTTCATTTTTGCTACAATTTTTTTCATTGCTTGTGCCAAGTTTTGAATACTGTCATCTTCAAAATAGTCACGTGCTACCGGAATTTCAAAATATGGTAATAGAAAAAACTGTGTATCTTTTATTTCAATTGGAGTAAATGCATCTTTAAGTTTCGTATTTAAAAACAACTTTGTTTTTTTAAACCACTGGCTACCAGTATCTAATCGGATTGCTGAATCATGATTTCCATTAATCATCAATATTGGAAAATGATCATTTAAGTTTAGTTCCATCAAAGCTTGATTTAACATTTTTATCGCTTCTTCACTTGGAACAGAACGATCATATAAATCACCAGCAATTACAATTGCGTCAACTTGTTCTTCCTTAGCAATGTGCTCGATTTGTTTTAATGCTTCTTGTTGACTATCAAATAAAGAAAAATCATGTAATTTTTTCCCAATATGCCAATCTGCAGTATGTAAAAATTTCATCTATTTCACTCCAATCAAACATTCGTTCTTATTTTACCATGAATCTTCTATTTAAATATAATTCTTAATTCAGTCAAAAAAAATGATATTTAAATAGAAATAAATCCATTTAAATATCATTCATTAATTTAATATTCAGTTTTAGTATAAACCGTTAATCTTACCATCATCCGATAAAGTCATTCCATTTGCAGCAGGTACTTTTGGCAATCCTGGCATTGTTAATACATTACCTGTTAAAGCAACTAAGAAACCTGCTCCTAACTTAGGTACAAATTCACGGATATGAATTGTAAAGTCTTTTGGTGCCCCAAGTAATTTTTCGTTATCTGAGAATGAATATGGTGTCTTAGCCATACAGATTGGCATCTTGTCCCAACCTAATTTTTCAAATTTCTTAATTTGAGATTTAGCTTTGGCACTATATGCAACATCTTTTCCACCATAGATCTTTGTAACTAATGTTTGCACTTTATCTTCAATTGATTCATTTGGATCATATAATGGCTTAAAGTCTGATGTTTCATCACATGCAGCAACAACTTCTCGAGCTAAATCAAGAACACCAGCTGATCCTTCAGCCCATCCATTTGAAACTACAGCCTTAGCACCATCAGCAGCACAAAGTTCAACTACTTTATCTAATTCTGCTGGTGTATCTGTACTGAAGCGGTTTACAGCTACTACAACGGGAACATTATATTGTCTCAAGTTATTGATGTGACGTTGTAAGTTAGCATATCCTTTTTCAACAGCAGCTACATTTTCTTCTTCTAAGTCTTTCTTAGCAACTCCACCATTCATCTTTAATGCACGACAAGTTGCAACTAATACGATTGCATTTGGAGTTTTACCCAATTTAGGACAAACAATGTCTAAGAATTTTTCAGCACCTAAGTCAGCACCAAAACCAGCTTCTGTAATTGTGTAATCAGCTAATTTCAAACTTGTCTTAGTTGCGATTAAACTATTGCATCCATGAGCAATATTAGCAAATGGGCCACCATGTACTAATGCTGGTGTATGTTCAATTGTTTGAACTAAGTTAGGTTTAATTGCATCTTTAAGCAATAAAGTAATTGCATCTGTTACGCCTAATTGATCAACTGTTACAGGTTCTTTATCAAAGTTGTAACCAATAACGATGTTACCAATCCGACGTTTCAAATCTTTCAAATCAGTTGCCAAGCAAAGGATAGCCATTAATTCAGAAGCAACTGTGATATCAAAGCCATCTTCACGAGGAATCCCTTGAAGAGGACCACCTAAACCAATCACTGTGTGACGTAATGCACGATCATTAATATCAAGTACTCGTTTCCATATAATCCGGCGTTGGTCAATATGTAATTCATTTCCTTGGTAAATATGATTATCAATTAAAGCAGCTAATGTATTATTTGCACTTGTTAAAGCATGCATATCACCTGTAAAGTGTAAGTTAATATCTTCCATTGGAACAACTTGTGAATAACCACCACCAGTTGCTCCTCCTTTAATTCCCATTACTGGTCCAAGAGATGGTTCACGTAAACAAATCATTACGTTCTTGCCAATTTCTTTTAATGCATCACCTAAACCAATTGTAACTGTTGATTTTCCTTCACCAGCTGGTGTAGGGTTAACAGCTGTCACTAAAACCATTTTTTCTTTAGTTTTGTGAGCATTTTTTAATGGTAAGTTAACTTTAGCTTTGTACTTTCCATATAATTCGATTTCATCATCTGTCAAACCAACTTTTTCTGCAATTTGTTGGATTGGTTCTAATTTAGCTTGTTGTGCAATTTCAATATCACTCATTGTAAGATTCCTCCTAATCAATCACAAATAGCTTTGTTACCAATATCTTTACGGTAAAATGTGTCTGAAATTGGATGTTCATTCAAAAATGAATAAACTTCTTTTTGGGCTTCTTTTAATGAAGCAGCCCTACCAACTACAGATAGAATTCGACCACCTTGATTATACAAAACGCCATCTTTTTCACTAACATTTGCATAATCAATAAAAATATTTTCAGGGATATCCGTTAAATCGATTTTTTGATTTGTAACCGGGTTTTGTGGATAACCCTTAGCAGCCAAAACAACATTTATAAATGATTCGTAACTAATTATAATATTATCAATTTTTTCATTATTCGCAACTTGATTTAATAATTTTGCAAAGTCATTTTCAATTCGTGGTAGTACTACTTGAGTTTCTGGATCGCCTAAACGAACGTTATATTCGATTACTTTTGGTCCTTCTGCTGTCATCATAATTCCAACATACAAAATTCCTTTGTATGAAAATTTTTCTCTATGAACACCTTTCACTGTTGGCTCAACAACATCTTTCATAATCTGTTCATATTGCTGTGATGTAAGTTGAGGAACTGGACTATAAGCTCCCATCCCCCCTGTATTAGGACCTTCATCATTATCATAAGCACGTTTATGATCTTGACTAATAGGTAATACTTGATATGAATTCTGATCTAATAGAATAAAAACCGAATACTCTTGTCCACTTAAACATTCTTGATAAACTAGTGGATGAGCAGCATCCACATCTTGCTGATCAACAAATTGCAATGCAGCTTCTTGATCAGGTGCAATATATACTCCCTTTCCTCCAGCAAGTCCGTCCTTTTTTATTACTAATGGGAAACCAAATTCAGTAATATTTTTACGTGCTACTTCTTTATTACTAAATGTTTTACTTTGTGCTGTTGGAATATTGTTCTTACGCATAAATTTAAGCGCAAATGATTTAGAACTTTCCAATTGAGCAGCTTCTTTATCTGGCCCAATAATTTTACAATGATGTTCTTGGAATACATCAACTATTCCATTGGCCAATTCTACTTCTCCACCAACAAAAGTCCATGCAATTTGATGAAGTTCGACTGCTTGAATCAACTTATCATAATCATTTTCTTCAATATCTAAAACTTCAACACCAATTTTGTTCATTGCCGGATTACCAGGTGCACAGAATACCTTATTAACCATTGAACTCGCTTTTAATTTGCGACAAATTGCATATTCACGTCCACCTGAACCAATTACCATTACGTTAATGTTTTCCATTTTTTCCTCCTAGTGTCTGAAATGACGACGACCTGTCATTACCATTGCAATTCCATATTTATCTGCCATATCGATTGAGTCTTGATCACGAATTGATCCACCAGGTTGTACAATCAATTTGATTCCATGTTTTGCTGCATATTCAACTGAATCATTCATTGGGAAGAATGCATCACTTGCTAATACACATTCATCATCAATGTATTTTTGGGCATGTTCAATCGCAATTTTAACTGCATCAATTCGGTTTGGTTGACCAGCACCAACACCAAGTGTTCTTTGTGGATTAGCAACTAAAATTGCATTTGACTTAACAAATTTCACTGCCTTCCAAGCAAATTCCATCGTCTTTAATTGTTCTGGAGTTGGTTGTTTCTTAGTAACTACTTTCCAATCCTTAACATCATCTGCAAGGAAGTCTTGTTCTTGTACTAATAAGCCACCCATAACAGATACAGTTTCATTTCTTACAGGTTCATCTTTCCGTTCAAAATCAACTGTTAATAAGCGTAAGTTCTTTTTCTTAGCTAAAATTTCATATGCATCGTCATCATATGAAGGAGCAATAATAATTTCAAGGAATAGTTTATGTAATTTTTCAGCAGTTTTTACATCAACTGGACGGTTTAATGCAACAATACCACCAAAAATTGATACTGGGTCCCCTAAATATGCTTGATCCCATGCTTCTTCAATCGTTTCACCTTTACCAATACCACATGGATTCATATGTTTTAATCCTACTGCAGTTGGACCATCAAATTCACGGATAATTCTTAAGGCTGCATCCGCATCTTTGATATTATTAAATGATAATTTCTTTCCATGGAGTTGCTTTGCTTGGCAAATTGAGAATTTCTTTGGAACAACATCTTCATAGAACCATGCTTTTTGTTGACTATTTTCACCATAACGCATTTCATCAATTAGGTTATATGTTAATGTTAAGTTTTGAGGAGCTGGTTGATTGATTTGACTATTAAAGTATGAAGAAATCAAAGCATCATAAGCTGCAGTCTTTTGGAAGACTTTAGCTGCTAATCTTTGACGTAATTCAAGACTAGTGTGTCCATCTTTTTTGATTTGATCTAAAACTACTTCGTAATCTGATTGGTCAGTAACAACAGTTACATCTTGATAATTCTTAGCTGCAGAACGTAACATTGATGGACCACCAATATCAATTTGTTCAATAATTTCACTATTTGTTTTACTTTCATCAGTTACTGTCTTCTTAAATGGATATAGGTTTACACATACTAGATCAATTAAATCAATATTTAATTCTTTTAACGTTGCTAAATGATCATCGTTATCACGTTTAGCTAAAATTCCACCATGAACTTTTGGATGTAATGTCTTAACTCTTCCGTCTAAAATTTCAGGAAAATCAGTTACTTCTTCAATTGAGATTGTTTCAATACCATTTTCATTTAAATATTTTTGTGTACCACCTGTTGAAATAATTTCAAATCCGTTTTCAGTTAAACCTTTGGCAAAGTCTAATAAGTTTGTTTTATCAGATACACTAATTATTGCTTTTTTCATTTTCTTCCTCCAAAATTTTCTTCAATACTTCTGGATACAATTTATGTTCGGTTTGATGTATCCTTGCCTCCAACGTATCAACATCATCATCTTTATAAATAGGAACATGTTCCTGTTTAATGATTGGACCAGTATCCAATCCTTCATCTATATAATGGATTGTAACCCCAGTTTGCGTTCTTCCATTTTCAACATGATCTTGAAATGCTCTTTCAATTGCATGTAATCCTGTAAATTCAGGTAAATAAGCAGGATGCAAATTAATAATTTTCCCATCAAAATTATTTAAAATTACCGGGCTAATAACTCTCATATATCCTGCTAAAACCACTAAATCTATTTTTCTAGATTTCAGGATTTGCAAGATTTTCTTTTCATACTCCTCTTTGTTTCCACAAGATTTCAATGTAAACGTCGCTGTATAAACACCATATTTTTCAGCTCGTTTAATAACAGGAGCATTGGGATGATCACAAAACAGTAGTTCAAGTTTGGCATTCTCCCCAAATTCATGGCTTTGAAATGCTTTTGCGAGAACTTCAAAATTAGTTCCATTTCCTGACGCAAAAATCGCAATTCTCATTGAATATTCTTCCCACCTTTTAATAACTTGATAGCTGAATCACCTGAAGCCCTTGCTTCTAATTTTCCAATTTTAAAGTATGTTTCATTTTCACTTTCTAATTGTGAACACACTTTTTGGTAATTATTAGGATCAACACAAAGAACTAAACCAATTCCCATATTAAAAATACGGTAGCAATTAGCATCATCTAATTTACCCTCTTCTTTTAAAAGTTTAAAAATTGGATTTGGTTCCCATGCATCTGTATCGATTACCGCTTGTAATTTTTCATTTAACATCCGGGGAACATTTTCAAGTAAACCACCTCCAGTAATATGAGCAATCCCGTGTATCAATTTACTTTCAAGCAATTTCTTAACTGCTTTAACATAAATCTTAGTAGGTTTAAGAAGCTCATCTTTAAGGGATTCATTGTTTAAAATTTCTAATTTATCATCTAAAGAGTAATGATGATCTTTAAATAAAATTTTTCGAACTAATGAATAACCATTGGAATGTAATCCGTTAGAAGGTAATCCAATTAAAATATCTCCCTCTTGAGGCAATTTATTTGTTAATAAATCATTAGTTTCACATATACCAACTGTAAAACCAGCAATGTCAAATTCATCCTTATCGTACATATCTGGCATTTCTGCAGTTTCTCCACCAATTAATTCCATTTCAGCATCAATACAACCATCAGCAACGCCCTTAACAATTTTTTCTAATTTTTCAGGATTATTTTGACCAACTGCTAAATAATCAAGGAAGAATAATGGCTGTGCACCTTGCGCTAAAATATCATTTGCACACATCGCTACACAATCGATTCCAATTGAATCATATACTTGTGCTTCTTGTGCAATCATTAATTTTGTTCCTACTCCATCAGTACTTGCCAAAATAGATTTTGAGCCAAGTTGATATGTACCACTAAAATTTCCAATTTCATTTTCATTTTTTCTGGTTCGAGTTTGCTTAGCAATTTTTTTAATTCGATGAACTAATTCATTGCCTGCAGCAATATCAACCCCAGCTTCTTTATATTGATCCATTTTCTAGTCCCTTTCTTTTTTGCTTTTTCAAAGATTCTAAGTAATCTTTTTCATAATCATAAAGTGGAGTTGGATATTCTCCATTGAAATAAGCTATTGTTAATCCACCATTAGGGGCACCCTTAGCATCTGGAATTGGAATTGACTTAACTAAACTTTCAATACTCAAATATCCTAATGAATCGACATCAATGATTTTTTTCATTTCTTCTATTGAATAGTTAGCAGCAATCAGTTCTGAACGTGTTGAAATATCAATTCCATAAAAACATGGGAATTTAAATGGTGGAGAAGCAATTCTTAAATGAATTTCTTTTGCTCCAGCCTTTCTTAATAATTTAACAATTTGACTTGAGGTTGTCCCTCTAACAATCGAATCATCTACAATAACAACTCTTTTTCCCTGAACAACTGATTTAACTGCTGATAATTTCAAACGTACACTTCGTTCTCTTTGTTCTTGTGTAGGTTCAATAAATGTCCGTGCAACATACTGATTTTTAACTAATCCCATTTCATAAGGCAGTTTGCTTTCCTGTGCATACCCTAATGCAGCAGCTAATGAAGAATTAGGTACTCCTATTACTATATCGGCATCAGCTGGTTGTTCCCTTGCTAATAATTGGCCCATTTTCTTTCTTGCATCATATACACTAACACCATGAATGCTAGAATCTTGATTAGCAAAATAAATATATTCCATTGAACAAACAGCTAATTGTGTATCTGTAGTAAAATGGTCAAGATGCATTCCATCTTTATCAAAGATAATCAACTCTCCAGGTTGAACATCTCGTACATATTCTGCATCGACCGCATCTAACGCACATGTTTCACTTGCAACAACATATGAACCATCTGTCCTCTTACCAATACATAAAGGTCTAAATCCATTAGGGTCAAGTGCTGCAATCATACAATCCTTTTTCAAAAATAGAAATGCAAAACCACCCTTTATTTCATTCAAACTCTTTTTCAATGCATCAATAAAACTCATGTTTTGTTTTTGTTTAATCAAATGAATTAGTACTTCTGAATCAGAATCAGACTCAAATTTAGCACCGTCTTCTTTGAGTTTACGTTTTAGTGTCTGAGCATTAGTCAAATTTCCATTATGTGCTAATGCAACATCATTACCGTTAAAATCAAACAGAAAAGGCTGTATATTAAAAATTGAATCTGAACCACTAGTTCCATATCTAACATGACCAATTGCATTTTCTCCCTGAAGTTGTGCAATATCCTCATATTTACTGAAAACAGCTGATAGTAATCCTAGTCCTCTACGTCGAACTAAATGATTGCCCATATCGCTTACAATTCCTGCTCCTTGTTGCCCACGATGTTGGAGTGCATGTAATCCGGTATAAACAAAATCGCTAGCTTTTTCATTTCCATATATTCCGAATATTCCACAGTATTCATTTAGTCCTTTTTCTTCATTAAACATGGAATAGCGTCCTCCCAAATTTTCTGTGCCTCATATACTGGATAAATAAATTTATCATCTGTGCAATTAATTTGAATTTTTGCACTTTGATTAACCTTGCCAATAAATTGAGCATTATCCATTAAAATTGATTCAAACTTCTTCTTATTAGCATCTGCAACTCCAACAATCATTCTTCCTGGAGTTTCACTAAAGATTTTTCTAACTGGCATTGCTAAGTCAACTGAAACACCTAATCGAGTATTAAAGAACATTTCAGATAAAGCTACGGCTATTCCACCCTCACTAATGTCATGAGCACTACTAATAAGATTTTTATCAATTGCATTCTTTAGTAATGCTATCTTAGTTAATTCTGCATTCCAATCAAGTTCACGTAACTTTCCGTTAATCTTTGATTGTTGCATTTTTTGGATTTCGGATCCGCTGAAATCATCCTCTGTTTTACCAATAAGATAAAGATTTTCATCCTCGTAACTGACTGAATTTTTAATATAATGGTTTACATCTTTTATTAACCCAACCATTCCTATCATTGGTGTAGGATAGATTGCTTCGCCATTACTCTCGTTATAAAGTGAAACATTACCCGAAACAACAGGAGTGTCTAAGTGGCGACATGCTTCTGCCATTCCAATAATAGATTGATGTAATTCCCAGTAAACTTCTGGATCATGTGGATCTCCAAAGTTCAAGCAATCTGTTATAGCTAAAGGATCTGCTCCAACTGACAAGAGATTCATCGCAGCTTCTAATACTGCAATTTCACTTCCGATTTTGGGATCTAAGTAAACGAAACAGCCATTGCCATCTGTTGTTGCAGCAATCCCCTTTTTCTTTCCTCGAACTTTAATAATTCCTGCATCATTAATACCATTAGGTCCCGCAACTGTTGAAGCCCTAACTTGAGAATCGTATGTTGTAGTTAATGACTTCTTAGATGCAATTGTAGGTTGTTTTAATAACTTGTAGAAAATCTCTTTTGCATTTGTTATTTTAGGTAATTCAGCTTCTTTAGCTGTGCTAATTCGTTCTGGAATTGATTCTTTACCAATTTCTTGTAATACATCATCTGTTAATGTCGATACCGGAATATCTGTTACTACTTTTCCCTCGTGTGTAAGTACATATCTTGTATCATCAATAACTTCACCAATTTTAGCGGCTTCAAGATTGAATTCCTTAAATAAATCAATTACATCTTGTGTATGTTCTTTTGGTACACATAAGAGCATTCTTTCCTGTGATTCACTAAGCATAATTTCATATGCCGTCATATTTGTTTCACGTTGTGGTACTAAATCTAAATTTAATTTCACACCTGTATGAGATTTTGAAGCCATTTCACAACTTGAAGATACCAACCCAGCAGCACCCATATCTTGAATCCCAATTAACCAATCTGGATGCTCTTGAATTAATTTCAAACAAGCTTCCATTAATAGTTTTTCCATAAACGGATCCCCAACTTGAACCGCAGAACGTTGAGTTTCATGTTCATCACTAAAATCAGCTGATGCGAAAGTTGCTCCATGAATACCATCACGTCCAGTTTTTGCACCAACGTAGATAATGGAACTTTCATCACCTTCTGCACGTCCTTGTTGAATATCTTTTACATTCATAATTCCGATACTCATTGCATTCACAAGCGGATTGCCTTTATAGCAACTATCAAAAGTTGTTTCACCGCCAATAGTAGGAACACCAATACAATTCCCATATCCACCAATTCCGGCAACAACTTGATCAATTAAATAACGATCATGTGCACTCTTAATTTCATTAAAATGAAGAGAGTCAAGTGATGCAATTGGGCGAGCACCCATACTAAAAATATCCCGTAAAATACCACCAACTCCTGTTGCAGCACCTTCATAAGGTTCAACTGCTGAAGGATGATTATGACTTTCTGCTTTAAATACAACCGCTTGATCATCACCTATATCAATAATTCCAGCACCTTCACCTGGGCCTTGGAGAACCTTGCTATTCTTTTTAGGTAATAACTTTAATAATGGTTTTGACATTTTATATGAACAATGTTCACTCCACATTACTGCTAATAAGCCTGTTTCAGTATAATTTGGAAGTCTCTTTAATAACTTTTCACAAATATAGTCATATTCTTTTTCAGATAATCCCCATTCTAAATATGGTTTTTTCTCTTTAATTTCAAGTGGACTCATTACCTCATCCATTATTTATTCCTCCATATGTTTTGAAATTCTTTAACTTAATAATGACTGAAAAATTTTTATACCATCTGATCCTCCCATAATTGCTTCAGATGCACGTTCTGGATGAGGCATCATTCCTACAACATTTCCTCTTCGATTACAAATACCAGCAATATTATTAACACTTCCATTTGGATTTTCATCTGCATATCTAAACACTACTTGATTATTATTTTCTAATGCATCTAGTGTAGTTGGATCTGCATAATAACTTCCATCTGAATGCGCAATTGGTAATTCGATCTTTTCATTTTCTTTTAATGCTGATGTAAATGGCGTCTTTGTGTTTTCAGCATTTAAAGAAACCGTTTTGCAAATGAATTTTAAATTATCATTTCTTTTTAACGCACCTGGTAAAATATTTGCTTCTGTTAAAATTTGGAACCCATTGCAAATTCCAATAACTGGTTTACCTTCATCAGCAAATCGTTGAACTTCTTGCATTACAGGAGCAATACTTGCAATTGCACCACATCTTAAGTAGTCTCCATATGAAAAACCACCTGGCAACATAACTGCATCATATTTGGATAAATCACAGGTACGATAAGAAACATATTCCGCATCAGCATGACATAAATTAGTTAATACGTAATGCAAATCCGTATCACAATTTGATCCTGGAAAAACAATAATTGCTACTTTCATTATTCATCCTCCAAAATTTCATAATGATATGTTTCTAAATTAAAGTTAACTAATAGATTTTCTGCTAATTTTTTGATCATTTCTTCATCAATCTTTTGATCTTTTAACTTAATATCAAAGAACTTTCCTGCTTTAATATCAGCAACATTTTCAAAGCCTAATGTTTGAGCCGCCTCTGTGATTTCTTTACTTTGAGGGTCAAATACTGAAGATTTAATATTTACAAAAAGTCTTATTTTCATCTCTATTCTCCTATCACTTTTTCAAGTCTATCTAATACAATTTTGTATGCAGCAGTTAATGAGCCTAACTTTCTACGATAAACATCTTTATCTAAATGATCTTGTGTTTTTTGGTCCCATAAGCGACAATTATCTGGTGAAAATTCATCAGCAAGAATAATTTCACCATTTGGCAATTTTCCAAATTCCAATTTAAAATCAATCAAAGTCATTCCTGCTTCACTAAAAATTGGTGTTAATAGTTTATCTACCTTACGCGATATTTCCCACATTTTTTCCAATTCTTCATGAGTCACTACTTTTAATGCTACTGCTTGTGATTCATTAATTTCTGGATCATCCAGCGGATCACTCTTATAACACATTTCTTCTACAGGTGTTTCAAACTTAATGCCTTCTTTTACGCCAAAACGACTTGCAAAATGTCCCGCAGAGTAATTACGAGTAATCATTTCTAATGGAATGATTTCAACCTTTTTAACTAATTCTTCGTTATCAGAAATTGTTTTTAAATAATGAGTATTAATTCCATTTTTGTTCAAATATTTGAAAATTAAACTTGAGATTTTATTATTAATAATTCCTTTTTCATCAATTTCATCTTTTTCTTTACCATTAAATGCTGTTGCTTGATCGAGATAGACAATTTGTAGTACATTTTCATCTTCAGTACTCCAAACTTCCTTTGCTTTTCCCATGTATAACTTCTTAACTTTCACAGTAATCTCCTCTTTGAAACGTTCGTTTTTAAACGAAATATTTTTTTGTATCTGTTTACAAGACCTATGTTATTACAAAAACACGAACTATGTCAACAACGAATAACGCTTACATTCAGTTTATTTTCACAAAAAAATAGTGATTTAGTAAATTTGTCACTACTAAATCACTATTTTAGTGTATATTGTTCGTCTTTTGCTGAAAATAATTTATAATTACCATATTTACTATA from Ligilactobacillus cholophilus harbors:
- a CDS encoding exonuclease SbcCD subunit D → MKFLHTADWHIGKKLHDFSLFDSQQEALKQIEHIAKEEQVDAIVIAGDLYDRSVPSEEAIKMLNQALMELNLNDHFPILMINGNHDSAIRLDTGSQWFKKTKLFLNTKLKDAFTPIEIKDTQFFLLPYFEIPVARDYFEDDSIQNLAQAMKKIVAKMKMKFNNDKKHVLVAHFFAAGSTHKDSETNIEVGGLDAVPLDIMNDFDYVALGHLHSKNALHDEKMKYSGSPVKFSVSEANDTKGVWIVDTDQPVGKMTKWIPLKQKHEIQILNEDFETLISPQMYQKIPDEDFVAVELTDKEIIPNIMNRLREFYPRIISFKRQNGREVIEQEMPKEIKKLSPVEMLEMFFEESTGHILSKEQLDFAEKVLTELERSDS
- a CDS encoding formate--tetrahydrofolate ligase, whose translation is MSDIEIAQQAKLEPIQQIAEKVGLTDDEIELYGKYKAKVNLPLKNAHKTKEKMVLVTAVNPTPAGEGKSTVTIGLGDALKEIGKNVMICLREPSLGPVMGIKGGATGGGYSQVVPMEDINLHFTGDMHALTSANNTLAALIDNHIYQGNELHIDQRRIIWKRVLDINDRALRHTVIGLGGPLQGIPREDGFDITVASELMAILCLATDLKDLKRRIGNIVIGYNFDKEPVTVDQLGVTDAITLLLKDAIKPNLVQTIEHTPALVHGGPFANIAHGCNSLIATKTSLKLADYTITEAGFGADLGAEKFLDIVCPKLGKTPNAIVLVATCRALKMNGGVAKKDLEEENVAAVEKGYANLQRHINNLRQYNVPVVVAVNRFSTDTPAELDKVVELCAADGAKAVVSNGWAEGSAGVLDLAREVVAACDETSDFKPLYDPNESIEDKVQTLVTKIYGGKDVAYSAKAKSQIKKFEKLGWDKMPICMAKTPYSFSDNEKLLGAPKDFTIHIREFVPKLGAGFLVALTGNVLTMPGLPKVPAANGMTLSDDGKINGLY
- the purD gene encoding phosphoribosylamine--glycine ligase is translated as MENINVMVIGSGGREYAICRKLKASSMVNKVFCAPGNPAMNKIGVEVLDIEENDYDKLIQAVELHQIAWTFVGGEVELANGIVDVFQEHHCKIIGPDKEAAQLESSKSFALKFMRKNNIPTAQSKTFSNKEVARKNITEFGFPLVIKKDGLAGGKGVYIAPDQEAALQFVDQQDVDAAHPLVYQECLSGQEYSVFILLDQNSYQVLPISQDHKRAYDNDEGPNTGGMGAYSPVPQLTSQQYEQIMKDVVEPTVKGVHREKFSYKGILYVGIMMTAEGPKVIEYNVRLGDPETQVVLPRIENDFAKLLNQVANNEKIDNIIISYESFINVVLAAKGYPQNPVTNQKIDLTDIPENIFIDYANVSEKDGVLYNQGGRILSVVGRAASLKEAQKEVYSFLNEHPISDTFYRKDIGNKAICD
- the purH gene encoding bifunctional phosphoribosylaminoimidazolecarboxamide formyltransferase/IMP cyclohydrolase — encoded protein: MKKAIISVSDKTNLLDFAKGLTENGFEIISTGGTQKYLNENGIETISIEEVTDFPEILDGRVKTLHPKVHGGILAKRDNDDHLATLKELNIDLIDLVCVNLYPFKKTVTDESKTNSEIIEQIDIGGPSMLRSAAKNYQDVTVVTDQSDYEVVLDQIKKDGHTSLELRQRLAAKVFQKTAAYDALISSYFNSQINQPAPQNLTLTYNLIDEMRYGENSQQKAWFYEDVVPKKFSICQAKQLHGKKLSFNNIKDADAALRIIREFDGPTAVGLKHMNPCGIGKGETIEEAWDQAYLGDPVSIFGGIVALNRPVDVKTAEKLHKLFLEIIIAPSYDDDAYEILAKKKNLRLLTVDFERKDEPVRNETVSVMGGLLVQEQDFLADDVKDWKVVTKKQPTPEQLKTMEFAWKAVKFVKSNAILVANPQRTLGVGAGQPNRIDAVKIAIEHAQKYIDDECVLASDAFFPMNDSVEYAAKHGIKLIVQPGGSIRDQDSIDMADKYGIAMVMTGRRHFRH
- the purN gene encoding phosphoribosylglycinamide formyltransferase → MRIAIFASGNGTNFEVLAKAFQSHEFGENAKLELLFCDHPNAPVIKRAEKYGVYTATFTLKSCGNKEEYEKKILQILKSRKIDLVVLAGYMRVISPVILNNFDGKIINLHPAYLPEFTGLHAIERAFQDHVENGRTQTGVTIHYIDEGLDTGPIIKQEHVPIYKDDDVDTLEARIHQTEHKLYPEVLKKILEEENEKSNN
- the purM gene encoding phosphoribosylformylglycinamidine cyclo-ligase, coding for MDQYKEAGVDIAAGNELVHRIKKIAKQTRTRKNENEIGNFSGTYQLGSKSILASTDGVGTKLMIAQEAQVYDSIGIDCVAMCANDILAQGAQPLFFLDYLAVGQNNPEKLEKIVKGVADGCIDAEMELIGGETAEMPDMYDKDEFDIAGFTVGICETNDLLTNKLPQEGDILIGLPSNGLHSNGYSLVRKILFKDHHYSLDDKLEILNNESLKDELLKPTKIYVKAVKKLLESKLIHGIAHITGGGLLENVPRMLNEKLQAVIDTDAWEPNPIFKLLKEEGKLDDANCYRIFNMGIGLVLCVDPNNYQKVCSQLESENETYFKIGKLEARASGDSAIKLLKGGKNIQ